The Plutella xylostella chromosome 25, ilPluXylo3.1, whole genome shotgun sequence region TTCATTCCACCATGGAAGAGGAGAATATCGATATTTAGGATGGTTTCCTGCTGGCTTActcttattatttacattatgggATTTAGTTCTAAACATAGATAGATCTAccactttatttaaaatggtaCAGAAGTCATAGTACGACTGTAAAGGATCGGAacaattaacattaaattctttaattaaattattggcTAGCTTTGAGTAATTTCCCCAATTTATTAGACGTAAGTTTGGTCTTTTTACTTCTTTTATGTAATCTTGAGAAGTAAAGTTGTTTAAAGATGGATCGCTAACTGTATTATATAGAATATCTGTTATTGTGGGTAGATGATAACTTCCCAGGGGATCATCATGAACTGTCCAGTTACAATTAAGAGCTATAGAAGGACTAACTATTGTCAAATCTAAACCATTTGGTCTCCAGTTATTTGTTCCTACTGTGGTTGGTGAAGTgtcatttaataaaactaaattgcAATCATTTATAGAGTCCAGGACATCTCTTCCACGAGCACTGACGGATTGACAGCCCCAAATGGTGTGATGAGCATTAAAATCGCCTGATACAAAACATGGTTTAGGTAAGGAATCAATTAAATttactaacttattttttttaaaagatggCGTGCAATTTGTTGGTATGTACATACTAACTAAGGTGAGAGagctattattatatattattttaattgttatattTTGGAGTGAGTcatcataatatgtatttaatctattatattttatactactGCGAATGACTATGGCAACACCATTATGTTTATTACCACAATCATTGCGTTCTATTGAGTATCCTTTAATATTTAAGCGTTGTGTAGGCTTAAGCCATGTTTCGCAAACTAAAGctatatcaatattattatcatacaaaaattttgtaaaaatatgtcgATTACATAGCAAACTTTGAGCATTCCACTGTACAatctttaatttgtttgtgaattggaactaatattttttgtttcactgGGGTTGCAAATATCATTCAATACTTCTAACACATTTTTAGAAGATATTGGGGTATCTTGGGTcttatttaatgttatcatttTTATGATGCTTTGCACTAAAAGGTTTAGTGCCTTGTCATTACTTTTCAATAAAGACAGAAGATCAAGAGGCTTCTTTGGACCTAGAGGGGGGAAACTTTCATTATTGAATATGTCAGCAAATGATGGTGGCTTAACTTTCTGTCTGTTTTCctggatttttttttgtttgattgGACACTGTGCTGAGATACTGACATGATTGCCATCGCAGTGGAAGCATTTTGCCTTTTCAATAGGTGTTGTGCATACTTTGAAAGAGTGCTCTTCTTTACAGATGGAGCAGCGTTCCGAGTTCTTACAAAACTTTGCTAAATGGCCATACCTGAGACACCGGAAACATTGCTTGACTGGAGGAACATACGCTGTAATATCATGCCGCCAACCGTCCAAGTCGACGTAGTCTGGAAGTACTGACGTCGCGAAGGTGATGGCTACAGTCTGCAGGGGCtgtagaataaaattgttgtcaATCTTTGTCCTCTTTGTAAATCTCCTTACAGATATGATCTTCTTGTAACTAGACAGCATGGTGAAGATTTTTTTGTTAGTCAGGTTGGTAGgcacatttttaataataccagTAATTTCTGTGCTTTGTGCTGGAATGTTGGCCTTAAATTGATAATCCTTTAGAAACGTGGAGTTATTCAGAAAGGCATTTGCAAGGCTGgccttttcaaaataaattgcaattttaaatttgttcaTCGATCTTAAGTATTTTACCCCTTTATTGAATCGTTTAATGCAACTCAATATGGACATAAGGTCTCTGGTTCCGATGGGCATCTCCGCATTAGACGACTCTACGAAAACTACAAATTCTGCAGCTCCGGAATCCTCTGGGTAACGCCTCTTGTAATCTGTAACTAAGTAAGGTTTTGAAATATCCAAAACTTCGACCTCTGATTCGGAGGACGTCGTATCGACGTCGGACTTATCACCCTCATCATCCTtcttccttttttttcttgttctCACCTTCCCCATtgctattttttaatttattatgtatgcaacaaactttttattggtttttaatAGTAATTTACGTATTTGCAGTAGttttaatgaatattattaataaatttttcgAAAATCCCGCCTGGTCTTTTCAATGGTTCCCGCGCTTTTCGTGCAGCTGCTTCGTTGTTGTGtgcattcatcatcatcatcacgacccatctcGTCCcaactgctggggcacgggtctccttcacAGAGTAGATTATTTATACTGGTCTCCTtctaatgaaggaagggttttaggcctagtcctgAGGCCTAGTCCTAAAAacggtacctacctactttctGAAAAGAAAACACATTATCGCCATCTATCGGAGATTTTTGgatctttttttaatgaactGTCAGAAAACCtcaaaaaaaatcaaatcgAACCGTGTTTTTTGGCTTGAAAggactttatttttatctgtTCATATCATTTCAGTACAGCtgacattaaaataaaagtataacaattttattttgatagatTTAAAACTGATTTCTAATATTGGATAGCAACGATCAGTGAGTTCTGAACGCGTTCATTGCCTGTTTGACGTTTGAGTTAATGAACAGCTGGCAgactgacactgacagtgAAGTTACAGTAgtctcaaaataaataatgatatcatGAGTGTTGTGCTGTGCCTtcctattataaaatttaatttattcaaatgtAGATAAGGAATAAAGAACATACAAGTGCAGTGATCAAATCCCATTAAACCCAAAATGCAACAATCACCTTTTGAGAACATATTCAACATCATAGGTGGCCTATCAGAAGGAAACGAAAAGCCTATGAAACATGGATTTTATAATGCTTTTGCCCTTTTCATATTAACGATCTGCTGTGTGGCAGTTTATGTACTATTCCTGATATTAGAACCATTTTTCAAACCCTTATTTTGGGCTCTGCTTGTTGGGTCAATACTTCAtccatttaaatataaattgtctAAGAAACTAAAGTCATGGTTTGAGGGGCTGGACAGAAGCAACACATCTGTAGTATTTGGTTTGATGACAATTCCCGTGAATGTTATTAACTTTGCATCAGATACAGTTGGAGAACAGTTCAAGGAACATTATAAGGTAAAGTTGCAGatacatatatattaaattaaaataataccagAACCACACCCTATTGCTAAGATTACCTAGCTAGATCTGGTAGAAGGTAAAATTTACTGTCATAAGCAGAGTAAAGTATCTAAAAGATGTAGATTAAGTTTATGCTATGAAAATTATGccagcaaaaaataaaataaattaaaaaacaactCTTTCTTCttgtaatgtttttataacacATTCCAAGCTCTTCCTTTTCCATCCAATCTTATTTATGTATCTTATAAGTTGAGTTATTTTTTCAGGCAGTACTGAGTCTTTTGTCAGCGATATTCGTAGCACCATGGCTGTACAATGCCGTGCCGCGGAGCTTCGCCTGCATGTTCTGGCAGTTCACGAGCTTCATTGGCTACTCCACCACCTTGCTCATCAACTTCAGCAGTTCCTATATTGTGAGTATTATAAAAGATTGAATGCATACTCGTAAattttgtgtaggtaattTTGTCAGTGATACAAGGCAACATTGACAAGGGTTAAGtaagttaagtttttttttttttaacactaACTGCTTGGAACCCATTGATGACATGGTCATGGTATCCTGGTAAGTCAGGGCTCTTTGAAGACCAAACAGCTAACAAAATCTCGAAGGTATAGTCATCCTATACATAGTCCATCTATAAAAGCATATTAACTAACAatctaacttttattttgttccaGACATTAACAGTAGCTCTAGCATACTTTATAAGTGTGTCAACACTATGGACCCCCGACAGAGCTGGAGTCTTCAGGAAGACAGCTCTGCTGCTGTGGTTGGTGATCACCGGTTTCTTCGCTGGGCTCACCGGCTCCTTCCAAGTCTACATGTTTGTTCTCCTGCAAATTGTTGGTGTCACTGGCTTTGCTATagaggtcttggatgtgcatAAAACCCTGCTTATGAAAGGTTCGTTTAAATTTCATAATCAACATAACAATTTGCATTTCATTGAATCTACTTAATTAAGCTTAGTTATCTATAATTACCTACCATCTATCTCTACAACTATGAATAAACTTTTTTCAGATCCAGAGGCATCCATGCTGACAGCCTTCAACAACACACTCCTAAACATAGACTGCAAAGAGAAAGAGACAGAATCTCCCAGTGAAAAGTCCAGTGATCAGGATCAACAGAATAGCGTTGACCAAGACTCACCGTCTGAAAAAGATGTCTCTCCAGTGACCCCAGACACTATTCCCAAAAGGGGAAGTTGGACGGGAACCGACCCACCTCACAGTTCTCCGAGACACGCCAAAATGCTCTTCAAAACTCGCACAATGTCCACGCTTCCCCTATCGAATATTAAACACAAAACTCCTTACGAAAGTCGACTATTGGCCTCTTTCAGGCAAAGATCTTTGGATGAGAACTACATGAGAAATCACTTCGACACAGATGATGAAACTGCGCTATATTTCAAGCTGCTATTCTTTGGCTGCTTCTGTATGCTGGTCTGGAAACACATCTGGCTGCTGCCGGTTCTGCTGTTCTTCTTAGGAATTCACGTAATGAAGCGCTTGCTTGACTTCTTTGGCGTGTGGCTGTTTTGTGAGAATCAATATAATTGCATTATGGCTAAAGTGAAGGATTGGATTGAGGACAGGTGAGTTATTCTTCAATCTTATTTATGTtcttatacataatagttagttactattttattacacagcaataatattttttgctgtAATAGGCACCAAAGTTTCTATATaatattgcaataaaaatTGCACCAGTCGACTTGTACAAGGGTGTAAACCGATGTGCCAAGCCAAGCATAATTCTGCAAATTTTTCACATGATATGAACTTTTCAGTCTTAGAAGACtactattttcattatttccaGTGTAAACTGCGCttaaaatttcatattaaACGATGAACAGTACAATAAAAGAGACCAATAAACCAATACAAAAGCATAGAGTAGCTTTAGTACCTACTCTATACGTATACATTTCCGCAGGAAGTCGGCCATCTTGCCGGCGCACGTGCGCGGCATGTCCAAGATGGCGGCGCTGTGCAACCGGCGCTTCACGGACGTGGCGTTCGACTGCGTGGACACCGTGTCCAGCTGCATCGTCATCGTCGGCCTCATCCTGTTCCTGGCCGTCGGGACTGTCTTCATTTGTATACAGGTATGTACAGgttgtacggtggcctgcgcctaaaagtatacaggcggagtttttaaaatagcgatgatgaagggaccagctacatctgttataaatccggggacgtgttgtgtgtgatatgTGTAGCAGCTCATTATAACAGTACAATACGTATTCGTACCATGATTTTTGCCATCGTTAAGGTGGCAATTATAGCGTCCCGAATGCACTTTGTTAAAACTTCGCAGCTTCTTCAGACTGCAAAAAGTGTCTCGGTCGAAATGGTACTTTCAATCACCACCTACATAATCTATGCAGTACGCTGCAAGCATCGTCAGACCATAATAGTCCGCTGCTAGCTCTCGATTACCTGTATACTGTACCTggtctatttatttatataaatatgtgttaAAAGACTACACGTTTtcttatgatattattattacacagATATACTCAGAAGCGATAGTGGTGGTGCAGATGAGCGGCTCGCTGCTCAACAGTACCTTCGTCCAGAACAGCGAGCTGCATCAGTACCTGCCCGACGGCTGGGAGGACAAGCTCGACTCGCTCATTGATAACGCTTACACGTATGGAAGAGAGGGCATTTCTAAAGGCGTAAGTTATTCAAACGTGATAcaatatttaatgaaataaaattactacTAAGGGCCAAAAGGTCTTTCTGAACTGACCAAATAATCTTTATATAtcatattttgaattttctgAAATAACTCGTtctaactatttatttatttatttaatctggaacaccagcagcttaTACAACTAACATGTTAAAAAATGTATATACTGCTAGTGtaactacctatgtatttaaCCTATTTTCTTAACATTTGTGTTTTTGTATGCTCTAATTTTGGATACCGCCGTACTTTAGATAGACAGCTATGTAAGtcttatgtaaaaataaattacttatttgtaaAAGTTGATCTACATGCTCATTATCGTAATTAGCACCTCGCTATTCATTACCTATTCTCGATTAGAACTACATGCACTATCAATTTGTTCTAATTAACGTCACCTTAACCTTTTGCCTACAGTCTTCGCGATATCGCGCCAGACACAATAGACTTTCACGGGTAATTTCCTGCAATGATGCGATAAAGATACTCGTAATTCATTCTCGAATAATGTGATAGACAATTCCTTCTTATCTTAGATACATAATAACTTTTACCCTTTCACTATCTTTCCTAAGGCTCTGATAACTCATCTTTGTCGTTACATACTAATAATTATTCTCAACACTTACGGTCAGTGTAGTATAACTGTAAAACCACACTTACAGAATACCCTTTACCTCAAAAACCCCCCTAACTGAACCCAACCCAACAGGTGAAAAGCATGCTGAAAGAAGGTGACCCCGACAAGATAGCGCGAGTAGAACAGCAAGTGCTGGAGGTGTGGGACCGCGTGTACCAGAGCTGGGTGTCGGGGCACTTCGCGGCCGCCGGCGCGGGCCCGCAGGTCGACAGCGGCGCCGTCAGCGACTCCTGGGACGAGTTCGTCAGCCACGTGTCTCTTACACCTGGTGAGTTTATTACTGCTGTCTGAAATGCAACTGGTTTTCTAGCAGTATAGGTAAGACATATCGGTGTGCAACCATCCAAGGATGCTTTAAAATAGTGACCCCAACAAGATGGCGCGCGTAGAAGCAAATACTGGAAGTGTGGGCTGATCATTATTTTGACATTTAAAACCCCATCTTCAAAGCCCTGATATCTATATTTCCCTCCCAGGTTTACTAGACTTCAGCGGCCTAATCTCGTGGGTCCAGAACAACGTGGGCACCCTGACAGCCATCGCGGGCAGCGTGTGGGCGCCGCTCGCGAGCAACGTGTCGCTGCTGGCGGGGTCTGTGGGCGCCTTCACCTCGCTGCTGCTGTGCGGCGGCGGGGCTATCATCAACTTCCTTATTAACTTGGTGAGTGGGGAACGTTTGTTTTGGTCTTTTCTTCTGACTTTTTTTGTCATGATGTGTTTTATGATAGGTTCTGCTAAAGGTTATTATTGCTCAAA contains the following coding sequences:
- the LOC105398666 gene encoding transmembrane protein 245 translates to MQQSPFENIFNIIGGLSEGNEKPMKHGFYNAFALFILTICCVAVYVLFLILEPFFKPLFWALLVGSILHPFKYKLSKKLKSWFEGLDRSNTSVVFGLMTIPVNVINFASDTVGEQFKEHYKAVLSLLSAIFVAPWLYNAVPRSFACMFWQFTSFIGYSTTLLINFSSSYITLTVALAYFISVSTLWTPDRAGVFRKTALLLWLVITGFFAGLTGSFQVYMFVLLQIVGVTGFAIEVLDVHKTLLMKDPEASMLTAFNNTLLNIDCKEKETESPSEKSSDQDQQNSVDQDSPSEKDVSPVTPDTIPKRGSWTGTDPPHSSPRHAKMLFKTRTMSTLPLSNIKHKTPYESRLLASFRQRSLDENYMRNHFDTDDETALYFKLLFFGCFCMLVWKHIWLLPVLLFFLGIHVMKRLLDFFGVWLFCENQYNCIMAKVKDWIEDRKSAILPAHVRGMSKMAALCNRRFTDVAFDCVDTVSSCIVIVGLILFLAVGTVFICIQIYSEAIVVVQMSGSLLNSTFVQNSELHQYLPDGWEDKLDSLIDNAYTYGREGISKGVKSMLKEGDPDKIARVEQQVLEVWDRVYQSWVSGHFAAAGAGPQVDSGAVSDSWDEFVSHVSLTPGLLDFSGLISWVQNNVGTLTAIAGSVWAPLASNVSLLAGSVGAFTSLLLCGGGAIINFLINLVVFFTTLFYLLASSNALYKPVEVITQAQPNFGPRLGIALSVAINQVFRASFKMALFYGLWTWLVHNIFGAKVVYLPSVLAAVLGAAPFLGPYLAGLPAGVDVWLQGRPVAALLLVVSQAAPIAFLDAAVYKEIKDGGHPYVTGLAIAGGIFYLGPEGAILGPLLLCCLMVVLNLSSAFLRDTPSEERAALHSRVRLGAYL